A stretch of DNA from Lepus europaeus isolate LE1 chromosome 11, mLepTim1.pri, whole genome shotgun sequence:
CAAAGGGGATACTTCTTCAATAAATAAGTTAAAGCATAATAACTACCATGAACATCTTGAAGATCtctcatgcatgaatttcaaattcttctgcaccaaaacaaactttcaattccattttccgtgaactttttgaagtgcccttgtatttcGCAAAAGAGAAAACAGGCCAAGTAGTGAGAAATGTGCCACAGGTGCCAATTGGCAACAACAGCTACGATGTTTGTATTGGCCGGGCTCACAGCTGCAGGCCCAGCACCTCCGTACTAGATACGCTGACGTGTGTGTTCACTGAGCTCTCCTCACCACTACTGCGAGCTCGGTACCAGGTCATCCATTCAGGCGGACACGGAGGTAACTCGCTGGAGGCTACACGCCAGGAACTGGcgaagccaggatgtgaacccgtGGAGTCAGACTCCAGACCCCACGACGCTACCGCCCgaggccctgctgcctcccttgcCTGTCTCCTGCAGAAGAGGAGGCTCAAGCAGCCAACACGTGTTTTCCAAACTGTAAAGTGCTCTGTGGGGTTTCATCCAAACCCtgaagcccagcccaggccccacatCCCACGGGGCCTTACCGGAGCCTCTCGCTGATCCCCGCCAGGTTTGTCAGGGCCATGAGTGCCTCGAAGTTCTGCAGACCTGAGCAGTTGAGGTGCAGCAGGGAGACAAGGGGTCGAACCACCTCGTAGATCTGTGATAACACAACCCCGTCTGTCAGGCCCACTGGCCACAGACCCCCCATCCCATCCGGGGGAGTCCACTGTAAGAGTGCAGCTCTCTGAGGCTTCCCTCCCCACTCCAGGGCACAGCAAAGCTGCCACTTCCTGTTGGTCCCCAGGAGGAGCCACAGGTTAGGCCACAGGCCATCAGGGTCCGGTGAGGGGGCACAcgagaggccagggccagggcagttAGACACATACCCGCTCTCCAGGAAAGGTCATCTCCGGGTTGGAGGTGATGGTGAGCTTGGCGAGAGCCTGGGCCGCCTTCGTCTGCCCCACATCAgtgccttccagggccagcggGAGCAGCGCCTGTGGGAACGAGACCACGGGTGCCCATCCGCAGGCCAGAGGCAGCCCCGCTGCTCCTCTCTCCCCGCTCAGCCTCTTCGTCCCTGTCTGCAGTCCCCCACGAAGCTCCCGCAGCACCTGCTCAAACACCTACGCAGGCAGACGCGGACAGTGCGGGGTGCTGGGGCCACAGAGGAAGCGAGGcaagggggaaggaggggagctCAGGGCCTCAGCAAGAGTGAGGGATGCCGAGGAGCCCGCCTAGCCCTCGGCAAGGCTCAGTCCACAGGAGGTCGCTCCTGCTGGGGTAAATGCTTTTCCATCCCACGTTTAACCGCCCTCTCCGGCACAGCAGCCACTGAGTCACGCTTTAGCCGACGGTGGCCCAGGACCAGGAAGGAGCCCCCAGGCCGGCTTACCTTGCCCCCTCCCTGAGCGACCACAGTGCCTCGGTCCTCCACGTCTTCCACCAGAGCCAGGAAGACCCTGCAGGGGGTGGGCGGGGAGGGTCACCCCCAGGCTCAGCCAAGGCAGGCAGCCTAGGACCTGCTCCCTGGGCGGTCACCAGGCAGCCCAAGGCGTGGGAGCAGGAGAGGTCGGGCTCCCCCGGCGCAGCCTCACCTGGACAGCAGCTCTCTGCAGGAACCGGTCAGCACTGGGCTCTCGGTCTTCACCATGCACGTCATGGCTGACACCACGCCCGCCGCCAGCAGCTTCTTCACGCGGGCCCGCACAAAACTCGGCTTGTCCTGGGGAAGGGGGCAGCTTAGAGAGAGGCCTGGGCTCgctggacagggagagggaagcaCAGAGCGGAAACAAGGCGCTCTCTGGCTGTGGGAGCCCCAGGAGGAGCAGTCCTGATGGTGgggaagcccccagcccctctggcaGCCGGCTCACCTTCGGGTGCTGCTCAGGCACGTGCTGCTTGGCATACTTGGCCAGCTCCACCATCTTGGGGTCGGGCTCCTCGTAGTCGTAGCTGTTGGTGCAGTTGACCAGGGCTGAGGCTACGGCAAACAGCACGGCCCTCTCCTCAGACTGGCGGGGCAGAGGGGAGTCAGTCGGCTAGGGCGGTGCAGAGCCCACTCTACCCTAGGTTGGACACCAGGAGGGCTCCGGGAACTGCCCCGGCCCCAGGCACTGGGAGCCCACACACTTGAcctcctgactccatctttccACAGAGCAGCCGCCCGGGCCACTGGCGCTTCCTCCCTGGAGTCACAGGAGCCCTTGGCCAAGTcctgccagctctgctcccggaCAGAGTCCCCAGGGTGACAGCAGGGACCCGTGGAGTTACCTTGCTGAGCTGGAACAGGGCCTTCAGGGCGGCCTCATCCTCCACGCACTCCTCCTTCACGTCAGCGTCGAAGGTGAGGTAGGCCAGGCCCTCCACGGCCCAGCGCCGCGTGCCCGCATCGATCTGGTCATTGCACAGCCACCTGCGGGCAGGCAGGACAGTGCTGGGCCTTCAGAACTGGGGCGGGGAGAGGCGCACACAGGACAATGGGggaaagccagggccagggcacctCATGGATACGGACACAGTCCATGCACCAGGACCCCGGAGGGTCTGCCGGGGGCAGTGAGGCGGCCCCACCCCCAATCCAGCCTCCATCTCTGGGGCCTAGCCGAGCTGTGGGGGAGCCACAGCCACACGGGCCTACTCACTTCCGACACTGCTTGGCCAGCTTGAGGGTGGAGCCTTCGGCAAACTGCTTCATGCTGAAGTCGGTCCCTCCAGCCGAGCCGAGCTTACAGAGTCCCTGGAGGAAGAGGGCAAGACCGGTTGCCAggcccagggaagaggctgggctcTCTCCCTGGCACTCTGCCActgctcctggggagggggccacaCACACCAAGCTACCTTCTAGAGCCTCTGGTAGTAAGACCAGCTGCTGGGGTGgccacagggctgagctgggtcccagcccctcccagtcTACAGGAAGAATTGCAGTTCCTCTCCACACCATCCACAGAAAGTCTTTGCAAAGGAACTAAGCCAAGGCCAAAGCCTCACAGGAGGAAGACACGCGGGGCTCAGTGCCCGTGCAAGGCACACGGCAGCTACAGGCGCACGGCAGCTACAGGCGCACGGCAGCTACAGGCGCACGGAGCCTGCACAGTTCCTGAGCCTCCCGCTCCTGGGGACGGCACATGCCCCTGCAGGCCCAGTCTTGGGCTGAGGCCGCGCCCCGAGACAGAGCGGGCCGGCACCTGGCTGCACCacccgcctgcccgcccgcccgccccggctCACCACCAGGGCCCGGATGCGGATGCTGTCCTTCTCGCCACGCTTGTACAGGTCCTTCAGCAGCGAGACGCCGTTGGCGGTGATGAAGGAGGCCCGCTTGGCCTTGCCAGCTGCGTGGATCAGAGCCTCCACAGccaccagctgctcctcctcccgctCAGAGGCACACAGGGCGATCACGCTCTCCATGACGCCGCTCAGCTCCAAGGCCCGGTTGCCGGCGTCACAAGGGCCCTGCAGGAGGCAGGACACCGTCTGGATGGCCCGTAGCTTTCCGGCCAGCCCTTGGCCCTCAAACCAGCTCCTGAGGGACAGGACGACAGCTGTCACACGAAAGCAGGAAAGggatgcccctcccctcccatccctcCACGGGGCAGACACACACAGGACTTGGGCAGAGCGGCAAGAAAAGCTGCAAGGGGAGACGGGTGTTTCCACCCTGGCGACCGTCGCCAATCTACCTCTGCTTTCATCTGAGCTGTGCCCGGCGACAGACTCCTGTTCGAGTCCCTTCCTACGCCTATgaaactggggctggtgttgtggccccaggtaaagccgctgcctgtgacgtcAACATCcccccatacaggcactggtttgagccctggctgccgcatttccaatccagctctctgctatggcctgggaaagcagcggaagatggcccaggtgcttgggcccctgcatccatgtgggagacctggaggaagctcccgcctcctggcttcagcctggcccagtcccggcccatcgccggccgttgcagccattggagcagcaacccagtggatggaagctctgtctctccctgtctttgcctttcaaatcaatcaatcaatctcagAAAAGAAGCTGAAGGCGCTCTGGTCACTGTGTAACTGCTCAGTGTCCTGCACAGCTCTGAGCTCCCTAGGGTAAGGACGCCTGAGTGGGAGCAGACACCTCAGTGCCCGGCTCCCGTGTGTGCAGTAAGCGCTCAGGGAGCAGCTCAGCGCCTGATGGCCTGCCGTGTCCTCGCAAAATCCACTAAGAACAAGCCTGGTGGGGCCGCTGTGACGCAGGATGCAGGCTTGGGACGCGTTGTGTGGCCCCTGTGGCCTCCCGAAGGCTGGTCTCTCCCTGCCGTCCCTCCCCTCGGAGCCGGGGCTCTCCCGCGGGAGCCGTACTTGATGTAGTTCTCACAGAGCCGGTGGAAATTCTCCCTCTCGGCGTCACACTTCAGGTCGTCGAAGAGCTTGCTGAGAAGGATGGAGGCGCTCATGCGGCTGTTGGCGGTCACCGTGAGCTCCCCAGGGGGGTCCTGCAGCGAGCCCCCCACCGCCAGAATCTTCTTCAGACCTGCAAAGACAGCCTGTCCAGGCACAGAACACCAGCGCCCACCAGCACAGGAAAAGGGAGGTGGCTTCTGAGGAGACGCGCGGAGAAGCAGCCCCGGCTCCCCCGGATGAGTCACAGTTGGGACGACAGCATCAAGAGCAGCTCAGCAGGACCCACGTGTGGCTTAGCAAGTTAACCCAGTGCCtgccacaccggcatcccacacgagTCCCAgcctgagtcctgcctgctccacttccgatccagctccctgccaacatgccCGGGAGAGCAGcatgagacctgggtggagctccaggctcctggctttggccctgctcagccctggccaccgtggccatctgcagagtaaatcagcaggtggaagctctccgtcactctgctgttcaaataaataaaattaaaatcttaaattttttttaaaaaagagcagctCGAGAATCTATACAGCTGGTCCACTACCTGGGTGGCAGCTGGAGGGTCAGGCAAAGAGCTGGTAAGTGAAGCTGaatgctggcccagcccagggtgcCCGGTGCCCAGTGCCCTGGGGCTTCCCGGTTGCTCATCTGTGCGACCTCGGATAAGAGgtatcaggggctggtgttgtgccacagcCAGCAACccttctgagtgctggtttgagtcccgattgctccacttctgatccagctcttgctaatgcgcctgggaaagcagcggaagatggcctatgtccttgtgcccctggcttcagcctagcccagccccagctgttgcagccatttggagggcaAACCAGATGATGAAAGattggtctctctctcccttcctctcaaataaaatttttttaaaaagatttatttatttgaaaggcagagttccagagagagagggaaaaagagagatcttccaacctttggtttactccccagatggccacaatggccagggctgggcaaggccagcagcctggaactcaacctgctttcccaggcacattagcagggagctggacaggaagtggagcagctcagacatgaactggtgcctttatgggatgctgggatcgtaggtggtggcttaacctgctaagccacaataccGTGCCccagtaaatcttcaaaaaagaaaaataaaaggagaagaaaagaatgaaCAGAGGGGGACCTAGTACCACTGCTGCAGGGTCACTGGGAAAGAGACGCTGAAGCGCCCTGGGAAGGACCCACAGGTGTGTCCCACAGGTGTGCCCACGCAGGGCCTGTGCCGAGCTCACTTTGTCCGTCTCTGGGGGGAAGAGCAGTGCGAGATGACGTACTAGACCTCAACTAGTGCTTCTCTGACCCCAGAGGTGCAGGGTGAGCGCCCCCGGGATGCACTCGGCTGCAGGCACGTGGCTGGGTTCGGCTGCCACATCCCTCATGTCAGCCACCCAGGCCAGTGTCTGTAAACTGTTTCACCCACCTTGGTCGATGACCCAGAGGGTGAGGCTGTTGTTGGGGTCCTTAGGAGACTTGCGGGGCACCACTTTAATCAGGAGGGTCAGGGCATTGTCCCGGCCTTGGCCAGAGACCCCCTCCTCCGTCAGCAGCTCCAGGAGGTTCCCGATGAGGACTTTGAGCTCCCGGGCGGGATCTGCCAACAAGACGACACCAGTGGGCTCCACAGTGGCCTGGCCCTCTGATCCTCCACCTTCCCCACCACCCCAGggagccacagggaaggggcatCTGCGTCCAGGCCACGGGCTGAGCTTCTGCCTTCCCCTAAGACACCCTGGCCACTTGGAATCACCGCCCCATATTCCCGAATGACCTGTGGCTACCAGGTCCCAAAGGAACCAGGCCGCCTGGCAggcaggcccctccctcccagaacAGCATCACCCAAGGGCCCCAGAGCTGCTCCCACTCACCCACAATGATGGCGCCCTCTTTGCCTCGGAAGCCCTTTTTGATGCCTTCCTTGAGGGCATCAAACATGACCTGCAGCAGGTGGCAGGCGGCCAGGGACACGGCCTGATTGTCCACACCCAGGATGGAGACCACTCGTCGAGTTCCCAGCACGCTCAGGGTTGCCACCGtctggggtgggagagaggaggacagaggcCTCCGGATGAGGAAGGGCAAGCTCGGAGATCCCTAACCATGAGTCAGAGCTGTGGCCAGACAGTCAGGAGACATCCAGGTGGGAAGACCGGCTCCAAGTGTCTTACGGCATGAGCCAGGGAGCTGCCATGATAATTttgatggaggggctggtgctgtggcctaagggtaaagccaccgcctacagtgccagcatcccacgtgggcactggttcatatctcagctgctccacttcgaatccagctctctgctatggcctaggaaagcagtagaagatggcccaagtccttgggcccctgcaccggcgtgggagacctggaagaagctcctggctcctggcttcagatcagctcagctccagctgctacagccaaatggggagtgaaccagcagatggaagacgactctctctctctctgccttgtcttctctgtgtgtaactctttcaaataaataaataaatctttaaaaaaatttttgatggaAAGACTTCCTAAAGGAAACAGTCCTCAGGAGTCCCCCACTCCCTCTGCTCTGCTTGGTGCTGTGGCTCTGAGCAACTGGGAGACACGTCAACCTGACAAAGCCACCGGACAGCAGGCCCACGGACACCCGATCCCTCCCCAGTCCCGCACTGAGGTCTGTCCATGTGGGGATGCAGAATGCTTGAGATGGGCCGGCAAGGCCTCTCCACCCCATTTCTGAGCTGGGCAAACCCAGCATGTCTGCCTGGGCCTGTTCCTTCACACGGTTTTCCCATTCTTAGCaacgggagacccagaaacacAGCCCAAGCCTGACCTGACAAGCTTTTACTCAACACTTCACGATTAGACTctgccccagcacccaggggTCAAGTTCCTGCTCTGAGGACGAGGCAGCTTGGGGCACAGACTTCACCACCCTGGCCCAGGAGCGGGACTGGGGACACCACGGGCCACGCTGAGAAGCAGGTCACTGCCCCTGCGGTCAGCATGCTCTGGTGCCGTCACTGACCACATCACCCCTGGGAGGAAGAAATGCAAGCTGGATCTTTGGACTCTGCTGGGCACCACGCTGAAGGAGCCAGTGGCCAGCTACATTCGTGTGAGCAGCTGCAGGAAAGCCTGGGCCACACCTGCACGTGCACGCTGGGCGAGTGTTCGGGGTGCTGTGGGCTGTTTGTTCTTCCTGGCCCTGCTCCATCCCAGTGCATGTTGGTGTATGTGCGCCATTTTAATTTCACCTTTCCAGTCGTAGGCCTCTACTTTCTGATTCTTTTGGAATCAAATGAGGGACAGACTGACAGACGGCTGAAAGGACTGAAGCTGCCCACCTACCCGTGACTGGTGCTCAGAGCAAATGCCAACCAGGGTGCGCAGAGCAGCCAGCATGAGGTCCGTCTCTCCCGTGTCCAGCAGGCGTTGCAAGAGCTGAACCCCATTGCTGCGGAAGATCTTCTCAGCCCCAGCATCCTCCCGGGCCAGCACCACCAGGTTCTGAGACGCCTGTGTCAGAGGATGTGGGTCACAACCACGAAACTGCACGGCCTGGGACAGGGCAGAGCCCCGAGCGCTGGACCTCACTCCTCCCTTAGCAGCTGGGTGGCCTTGGCCATGAATGTAACCTCTCTGGACTTGAGCTTCCTCCACAGGAAGTGGGCAGAGCCTGCCTTCGGGGTTGATGGTTGGAGTAAATGGGGTCCTGAGCCCCCCGCAGAGCCTCACGGGACGTGGCtcaaccacccccacccccccagctccTGACACAGGGCCTGGCCGGCAAGGAGCTCCATAAATACCGCACCCTCTCCCTGGCTCTCGCCAAGGGCCCAGGCCCTCAGAGCTCCTGGCCAGGCCCCATGAGCCCAGGTGCAGCAGACCAGGCCGGCAGGAAACAGGAAGCGGACTGTGACGGGCAGCCCCAGCGGGAGTCCGGGGCCCGTACCTTCTGCTTTTTCTCGGTGCCTTTCTCTTCTGGATCCAAGAGTATCTGAAACATCTGCTCCACTTTGGCGTCCGTTGAGGACATGTACCGCACCTGTGATGAAACCATACGCGTGGAAGAAATCACCTCTGGGCCACGGACACTGCGTGTCCCCACTTGTCCGCCATCTCTGGGAGGCCAGTGAGGATGCATGGACTCCCAATAAGCACCTTGGGCCGGAAGAGACTCGCCCAGCAGCTCCTGCTGAGCTCCCCGCGGCTGCTTTCCTTCCCGAGTTACTTCCTGCTTGGGAAGCAACAGCTATGAGGAAACTCGCCCCCAGTGGGGCCATCTTTGTCCTGGCGGCGTGAGCACTGGCATTTACACCTGGTGCAAGGGACTCAGCAGGCTGTGAGGACGTGCTCATGCTCTTTAGCTCCAAAATTACTCAGGAGTTTTCTTTAGAAAATCATCTgaatgggactggtgctgtggcgcagcaggtaaagctgctgcctacagtgccggcatcctgtatgggcaccggttctagccccagctgctccacttccaatctagctctctgctgtggcctaggaaagcagtagaagatggcccaggttcttgggcccctgcacccacgtgggagacccggaggaagctcctggctcctggcttcaggtcagtacACTTCTGGCcgtctgggacatgaaccagtggatggaaacccccctcccccacctcggcctctctgtaactctgtacttcaaataaattaattaaaaaaaaaaaatctgggctggcgccgtggctcaacaggctaatcctccgccttgcggcgccggcacaccgggttctagtcccggtcggggcaccgatcctgtcccggttgcccctcttccaggccagctctctgctgtggccagggagtgcagtggaggatggcccaagtgcttgggctctgcaccccatgggagaccaggataagcacctggctcctgccatcggaacagcgtggtgcgccggccgcagcgcgctacctcggcggccattggagggtgaaccaacggcaaaaggaagacctttctctctgtctctctctcactgtccactctgcctgtcaaaaatttaaaaaaaaaaaaaatctgaaagggtGACAGAGTCCTAGGCCTACTGTCCCACTCCTGCCAGGATCCTGGCCGTAGGCAGTGGCACAAGGCCAGCACACCTACCACCTTCCCCTCCGCCTCTCTCATCCATGGCAGACATGACTAATCACTGGTGGTGGATTCCCCTGCTAAACCCGGGCAGTCTGCTTCCTGGTCCTTCTCAACACAGGACTCTAGGCAGCCGCTGCCAATCACACAGCGCTGATATCGAGAGAAAAGCTG
This window harbors:
- the UNC45A gene encoding protein unc-45 homolog A, whose amino-acid sequence is MTASSAEQLRKEGNELFKCGDYQGALAAYTQALGLGATPQDQAVLHRNLAACHLRLEDYDKAEAEASKAIEKDGGDIKALYRRSQALEKLGRLDQAVLDLQRCVSLEPKNRIFQEALRNIAGQVQEKVRYMSSTDAKVEQMFQILLDPEEKGTEKKQKASQNLVVLAREDAGAEKIFRSNGVQLLQRLLDTGETDLMLAALRTLVGICSEHQSRTVATLSVLGTRRVVSILGVDNQAVSLAACHLLQVMFDALKEGIKKGFRGKEGAIIVDPARELKVLIGNLLELLTEEGVSGQGRDNALTLLIKVVPRKSPKDPNNSLTLWVIDQGLKKILAVGGSLQDPPGELTVTANSRMSASILLSKLFDDLKCDAERENFHRLCENYIKSWFEGQGLAGKLRAIQTVSCLLQGPCDAGNRALELSGVMESVIALCASEREEEQLVAVEALIHAAGKAKRASFITANGVSLLKDLYKRGEKDSIRIRALVGLCKLGSAGGTDFSMKQFAEGSTLKLAKQCRKWLCNDQIDAGTRRWAVEGLAYLTFDADVKEECVEDEAALKALFQLSKSEERAVLFAVASALVNCTNSYDYEEPDPKMVELAKYAKQHVPEQHPKDKPSFVRARVKKLLAAGVVSAMTCMVKTESPVLTGSCRELLSRVFLALVEDVEDRGTVVAQGGGKALLPLALEGTDVGQTKAAQALAKLTITSNPEMTFPGERIYEVVRPLVSLLHLNCSGLQNFEALMALTNLAGISERLRQKILKEKAVPMIEGYMFEEHEMIRRAATECMCNLAMSKEVQDLFEAPGNDRLKLLVLYSGEEDELLRRAAAGGLAMLTSLRPSLCSRIPQVTTHWLEILQALLLSSSQELQHRGAVVVLNMVEASREVASTLIESEVLEILLVLAKGEEGPVTRAAAACLGKAVEYGLIQPSQGGE